A stretch of Castanea sativa cultivar Marrone di Chiusa Pesio chromosome 2, ASM4071231v1 DNA encodes these proteins:
- the LOC142625162 gene encoding xyloglucan galactosyltransferase MUR3-like: protein MEKFFVGKCQYQLWFVLLISFLLSLILLFFDHSALTGGDQNNVVTILVNNFVNAIQDHQNKTIDCTVNSSPRTTASSTTYHNSTSESIKNTNPGRQVNVTQEKNEPIEHISPSLDSCFGRYIYMHDIPRQFNEDLLKDCHSLIKWFDMCQYLSNMGLGPRIENSERLLLSKGWFATNQFTLELIFHNRMKQYKCLTNDSLLASAIYVPFYPGFDVGRYLWGFNITMRDSASFSLVKWLAQKPEWKRMWGRDHFLVGGRIGWDFRRQTDDDSDWGSKLMFLPESNNMTLLSIEASSWNNDFGIPYPTYFHPSKDIQVRQWQRKMSRTKRRYLFTFAGAPRPNSTVSIRGELIDQCRSSSTCNFLDCAHGANNCEDPSKVMKAFQSSVFCLQPPGDSLTRRSIFDSILAGCIPVFFHQGSAYAQYVWNLPKNHTTYSLFIPLNDLKEKKVLINETLLRVPKKEVLAMREEVIKLIPRIVYADPRYKLESLEDAFDIAVKGVLERVEAVRREIKEGKDPSIGFAELNGTKF from the coding sequence ATGGAGAAATTCTTCGTGGGCAAGTGCCAATATCAACTCTGGTTTGTCTTActcatctcttttcttttaagcTTGATACTGCTCTTTTTTGATCATTCGGCTTTAACGGGTGGGGATCAAAATAATGTGGTCACAATTTTGGTCAACAACTTTGTGAATGCAATCCAAGatcatcaaaataaaactaTTGATTGCACTGTAAATTCCAGCCCCAGAACAACTGCTTCATCAACCACTTATCATAATTCTACTAGTGAATCGATCAAGAATACGAATCCTGGTAGACAGGTGAATGTGACACAAGAAAAAAATGAGCCAATTGAACATATTAGTCCAAGTTTAGATTCGTGCTTTGGTCGATATATTTATATGCATGATATTCCTAGGCAATTCAATGAGGACTTGCTCAAGGATTGCCATTCTCTTATCAAATGGTTCGATATGTGCCAGTATTTATCAAACATGGGGCTTGGTCCTAGGATTGAGAATTCGGAAAGGCTTTTATTGAGCAAGGGCTGGTTTGCAACAAACCAATTTACGTTAGAACTCATATTCCACAACAGGATGAAGCAGTACAAGTGCTTAACCAATGATTCATTGTTGGCTTCAGCTATATATGTACCATTTTATCCTGGCTTTGATGTGGGTCGATATCTTTGGGGTTTTAACATCACAATGAGAGATAGTGCTTCTTTTAGTCTGGTCAAATGGCTTGCACAAAAACCCGAATGGAAAAGAATGTGGGGTAGAGATCACTTCTTAGTTGGAGGGAGGATTGGTTGGGATTTTAGGAGACAAACAGATGATGATTCTGATTGGGGTTCAAAGCTTATGTTCTTGCCTGAATCAAACAACATGACATTGCTATCAATTGAAGCAAGCTCGTGGAACAATGACTTTGGAATACCATATCCTACGTACTTCCACCCATCCAAGGATATTCAGGTAAGACAGTGGCAAAGAAAGATGAGTAGAACAAAAAGGCGGTACTTGTTCACTTTTGCAGGTGCCCCACGACCTAATTCAACAGTTTCCATTCGAGGTGAGCTAATTGATCAATGTCGGTCTTCATCCACATGCAACTTTCTTGATTGTGCTCATGGAGCAAATAACTGTGAGGACCCTTCAAAAGTGATGAAGGCGTTTCAGAGCTCAGTTTTTTGCTTACAACCTCCTGGAGATTCATTAACAAGACGATCAATTTTTGATTCCATTTTAGCGGGGTGTATTCCGGTTTTCTTTCATCAGGGTTCTGCTTATGCACAATATGTGTGGAATTTACCAAAGAACCATACTACGTATTCCTTGTTCATCCCACTAAAtgatttaaaggaaaaaaaggttCTTATAAATGAGACATTGCTTCGAGTTCCGAAGAAAGAAGTGTTGGCCATGAGAGAAGAGGTTATAAAGCTGATTCCAAGAATAGTTTATGCAGATCCCAGGTATAAACTAGAGAGCCTTGAGGATGCATTTGACATAGCAGTTAAGGGTGTTCTTGAGAGAGTAGAGGCAGTAAGGAGGGAGATTAAGGAAGGTAAGGATCCTAGTATTGGTTTTGCAGAACTGAATGGTACAAAATTCTAA
- the LOC142623264 gene encoding uncharacterized protein LOC142623264, whose amino-acid sequence MKKPMSFNGLSQIQQSQPATNSFTLESLESAVHNLMKSWYRRQRWQLIFFDSTQQDQDLNRAPWRTQLAKFLESTSVRVIAILLLLLDLIFTILELSSSLLSCPPNTNKQIQKVWYHWVGIAILSMLSARIVALAVGLGRSFFRRPGYVVDSVVLMVALVLEAFLEGRGGGLLVVVSLWRVVRVVESAFELSDEAIEAQIKVIVSQFEAVREENRRLSETIAEKDKMIEKLREEVDQCTYVDMLEMVPAASLTY is encoded by the coding sequence ATGAAAAAGCCTATGTCCTTCAATGGATTATCTCAAATCCAACAATCACAACCTGCCACCAACTCATTTACCTTAGAATCCCTTGAATCCGCGGTGCATAATCTCATGAAAAGCTGGTACAGAAGGCAAAGATGGCAGCTCATCTTCTTTGACTCCACACAGCAAGACCAAGACCTAAATAGAGCACCATGGAGAACCCAGTTGGCCAAATTTCTAGAATCCACCTCAGTTCGTGTTATTGCCATTCTGCTGCTTCTTCTGGACCTTATCTTCACTATCCTTGAGCTTTCTTCCTCTTTACTTTCATGTCCTCCAAACACGAACAAGCAGATACAGAAAGTTTGGTACCATTGGGTAGGGATTGCCATCTTGAGCATGCTTTCAGCGAGGATAGTTGCTTTAGCCGTGGGATTAGGCAGATCATTCTTTAGGCGACCGGGTTATGTAGTTGACAGTGTAGTTCTTATGGTTGCATTGGTTTTAGAAGCTTTCTTGGAGGGAAGGGGAGGTGGGTTGCTTGTTGTAGTGAGTCTGTGGCGTGTTGTCAGGGTTGTAGAGAGTGCCTTCGAGCTAAGCGACGAGGCCATTGAAGCACAGATTAAAGTGATAGTATCCCAGTTTGAAGCGGTGCGAGAAGAGAATAGGAGACTCTCGGAGACTATTGCTGAGAAGGATAAGATGATAGAGAAGCTCAGGGAAGAAGTGGATCAATGTACATACGTAGACATGCTTGAGATGGTTCCAGCTGCCTCCTTAACTTATTAG